The genomic interval ACTTGGTGTTGGTGCTTTCCAGAGGATTTATGGTGGGAGCCAGAGGAACGGTAGTCGGCCACCTCATTTCTGCAAGAGCAGTGGTTCCATTGCTCGTCATATTCTTCAACAGTTGCAGAACATGAACATCATTGAAATGGATACCAAGGGGTAAGAACTCGTTCATCTTGATATGCTGCTATATTTTACGTATGTATTGAACAGTCAATAGAATAGTAGTGATAGATTAGTCAAATCTGCAACAATGTATTTTAATATGTTTGGTTGTGTGTTTTGGTGACATTTAGTGATAGTCATAGTTGATGTATTTAGCATACATTGTGACCTGACATTTGCTTAGAAATAGTTATATTACTCTTAATCAGCTTGTGAGTAACTTGGTAACATTGCCTTTTCTTTACCTCAGTGGCAGGAAAATTACTTCCAGCGGCCGAAGGGATCTTGACCAAGTTGCCGGACGTATTGTGGTTGCACCTTGATTTGTAGAATCACTTCCAGCTGTcacaaacttatttattttgtctGTGTTGGAGAGATGTGAGGATAACAGATTATGtgcaattttgattttagtatCAAGTGTTTTTTATGTATTGGACGTATTCAATGCTATGTTGCTTTTTAGTCTTTTAGATGGTATTGtcacatttaattttattttactgagTTTTTTGGATTTTCACCCTGAACATTCTTGTTCCTCAAAGTCTTGTTTACTTACGAAATGAAACTATTAagttttaaattacataaacgATTTTTATGGGTTTGCtgttagattaatatttagttattatatgtataatatcaacattgtgaataagtaattaaacattttGAATGTTCTTAAGGTAATTTTGTGTGTATTCAATTGTCTTTCACTCATGCTTTCTGCTGATTTGAATTActgttatgtattttttaagGATATGAGactcttaaaattaatttgaagcaaTTTATTTCAGAGTTAGTATTATAAGTCACCACTCGAAAATTAATGGTGGATATTAGATAAGTCATTGTGATTACTTCATATATTATGAAGATGACAAATTCTTGGACAAGGTTGAAACAATGGTTAATGAAATAACATCCTTCGTGATAAAATCACTAACCTTAACCTTAAAATTATTGAGAAGATTAGAAGAAATGTTTAGGACAGATACCAAATGATGACCAGCCCATAACTCAGTCCAAAAGTTTGCCTCTCTACTAGGGATGggcaaaaaaaccaaaaactgaagTGATTTAtagaactgaaccgaaccaaaccatttttaaactaaaccggttaaaaaatttaaaaactaaaatttattttaaaatcagtttttttaactgaactgattttaaagaaaataggTGCCCTTTAACTAGATTTAGTTTTAATTCTATCAAAACCTCAAAATCTCAAaaccctaaaatcaaaatcaaaacctTAAAATTGAAATGAAGCTTATGGCCGCCGTCGTTCGCTGTCGCCGCCGCCGCAAATAGAAAGGTCATCTCTTCTCTCTTCGTTCATCGCCCTCTGTCTTCTCTATTTGCACAATGATCGCACAACAATCGTCTTCTCACTTCACACAACGACCGCACAACAATCGTCTTCTCTCTTCGCACAACGATCACACTTCGTTTTTCTCTCTTCGTGGGTCATCTCTTCTCTCTTCGCTTTCGCTGTTTCACCATTTTGGTTCTTCATTATTTTGGTTGATGATTTTGCTTGTCTGATAACCTTTTGAGTGAGTTCATGCTTTTCCCGTGTATTTTATTTCTACCATGATTACtacttttgattgttttttctGGTATTGTTTCATTGATTATTTGTTCTTTTATGCTGATTTTTTCAAACATCGTGGCTATTTTTTGAAGGAAGAAAGGGTTTTGTTTGTCAAAATTTTGTGAATTTTTAGAGGTGTGTGAGATTGCTTTTCATGTGGATCTTGCACTGTAGATTTAAAATTGTGAGACTCTTGGCTTGCTTTCACTCTTCTTGTTTCATCCTTTTTATGGTTATTAAGCCTAGATAAACATCACattgtatcaaatatatatggTTATTAAGCCTAGATAAATATCTGAAACCTCACTGTTTTAACCAAGAACAATTCAAATAGGATGTAACATATAAACgtataatatatgataattgaTACCAAACTAAGGACCTTTGTTTTGAAAAAGTCCATAGTCAAATCTTAAGTCAACCTAGTTGTTCAGTTTATGAAGAATCATTAATAAATGTACAGCATATTCAGATTAAAGAATCATTATATTTGTAAGCTTATGAAGGACTTTTTATGTGTGATATCAGGCTATCTGCATGTCAGATTACAGAAAGCCACAACATTACTATGATCTGCTAAGAAGATAAAAAGGAAGAATAGTAGCAGTAGCACATTGTTTCCAGCTAAAGGAAAGCCTTCATTGTAGTGTGTTTGAGCTAGTGggcttttttctttcttttttc from Cicer arietinum cultivar CDC Frontier isolate Library 1 chromosome 5, Cicar.CDCFrontier_v2.0, whole genome shotgun sequence carries:
- the LOC101494373 gene encoding small ribosomal subunit protein eS19x, which gives rise to MATARTVKDVSPHEFVTAYSAHLKRSGKMELPEWTDIVKTARFKELAPYDPDWYYVRAASMARKIYLRGGLGVGAFQRIYGGSQRNGSRPPHFCKSSGSIARHILQQLQNMNIIEMDTKGGRKITSSGRRDLDQVAGRIVVAP